The Bacillus carboniphilus genome includes a window with the following:
- a CDS encoding DegT/DnrJ/EryC1/StrS family aminotransferase, whose product MINLVDLKRQFESVKKEILQEIDEVIASGQYILGPRVKELEERIEKRIGVSDAIAVANGTDALVLTLDALGIGKGDEVITTPFTFFASAEAISRVGAVPVFADINPLTYNIDPSEVERKITSATKAIIPVHLFGQPADMNEIMEIAKKHHLYVIEDACQAFGSTYNNQPVGSLADAACFSFFPTKNLGTMGDGGIITTSNKELAENIRKLRTHGSTQKYFHDRIGYNSRLDEIHAAILLINLEKIDEWNENRRNLAKRYQQYLQNSPHIKLPFEADNRTHIYHLFCVESVMREEIMDELSKSQIQSGVYYPLCLHLQEVYAFLGYKKGDMPQSESVSERLFAIPMHPFLTEDEQDKIISILCKTGGVKNDN is encoded by the coding sequence ATGATTAATCTAGTGGACTTAAAACGTCAGTTTGAGAGTGTTAAAAAAGAAATTCTACAGGAAATAGATGAGGTTATTGCAAGTGGGCAGTACATTCTAGGACCAAGGGTTAAAGAACTTGAGGAAAGAATTGAAAAAAGAATTGGGGTGTCTGATGCAATAGCAGTTGCTAATGGTACAGATGCCCTTGTTTTGACTCTAGATGCGTTAGGTATAGGAAAGGGAGATGAAGTGATCACTACTCCGTTCACTTTTTTTGCAAGTGCAGAGGCTATATCGAGGGTGGGAGCTGTACCAGTATTTGCAGATATTAACCCACTTACCTATAATATTGACCCTTCTGAAGTTGAAAGGAAAATCACATCGGCTACAAAAGCGATAATTCCAGTTCACTTGTTCGGACAACCAGCGGATATGAATGAAATCATGGAAATTGCAAAAAAACATCATCTTTACGTGATTGAAGATGCATGCCAAGCGTTTGGATCAACATACAACAATCAGCCAGTTGGAAGTTTAGCAGACGCAGCCTGTTTCTCGTTTTTTCCGACAAAAAACCTGGGGACAATGGGAGACGGAGGGATTATTACGACCTCCAATAAAGAATTGGCTGAAAATATAAGAAAACTTCGGACTCATGGGTCCACACAAAAATATTTTCATGATCGTATTGGGTACAATAGTCGGCTTGATGAGATTCATGCAGCCATTTTACTGATAAATCTAGAAAAAATAGACGAATGGAATGAAAATAGAAGAAATCTAGCGAAACGTTATCAACAGTATCTCCAGAATTCACCTCACATTAAATTACCTTTTGAAGCGGATAACCGAACCCACATATATCATTTGTTCTGTGTTGAGTCTGTTATGAGAGAAGAAATAATGGACGAACTATCTAAATCTCAGATTCAATCAGGCGTGTACTACCCTCTTTGCTTGCATCTCCAAGAAGTATATGCCTTCCTTGGGTATAAAAAAGGGGACATGCCACAGTCAGAGTCGGTATCAGAAAGACTATTTGCCATTCCCATGCATCCTTTTTTAACAGAAGATGAACAGGATAAAATTATATCTATTTTATGCAAAACAGGAGGGGTGAAAAATGACAATTAG
- a CDS encoding glycosyltransferase family protein yields MRIFHGTTEIAGQMGILSSALNKRGYFAVGYNTFHSYLGYQDNLINTNQEGLHEGYQEILDSFDLFHFHYGTTLCPGFSDLPEIKQRNKKMIMHHWGNDVRFHDLARINNAYVFTGDSPPNEEIHEKLLKITKYIKEAIVQDYEVYDYVKDYYDKVHVLPIAIDLGSFTLKYPKVSKERPLILHAPTNPEFKGTFYVEKTIEKLKENYEFDYIRIEKMKHDDAIKFYRDADIIIDQVLCGSYGLFSVEGMALGKPVLAYIRSDLIPMFPSNLPIVNSNPNNLYEQVKKLLVNPELRVELGKKGRQYVENYHSHDVVVDKLLQIYSNLKE; encoded by the coding sequence ATGAGAATATTTCACGGTACAACTGAAATTGCTGGACAAATGGGGATATTAAGTAGCGCTCTGAATAAAAGGGGATACTTTGCAGTTGGTTATAATACCTTTCATTCTTATCTAGGATATCAAGATAATCTAATCAATACGAATCAAGAGGGGCTCCATGAAGGATACCAGGAGATCCTCGATTCGTTTGACCTATTCCATTTTCATTACGGAACAACACTTTGTCCTGGATTCTCAGATTTGCCAGAAATCAAGCAAAGAAACAAAAAAATGATTATGCATCATTGGGGAAATGATGTAAGGTTTCATGACTTAGCCAGAATCAATAACGCATATGTATTCACAGGAGATTCACCTCCAAATGAAGAAATACATGAAAAATTATTGAAAATTACTAAATACATCAAAGAGGCAATTGTTCAAGACTATGAAGTGTATGATTATGTGAAGGACTATTATGATAAGGTACACGTGTTGCCAATTGCAATAGACCTTGGATCTTTCACTCTTAAATATCCCAAGGTTAGTAAGGAAAGGCCGTTAATTCTACATGCACCAACAAATCCAGAATTTAAGGGGACTTTCTATGTTGAAAAGACAATAGAAAAGTTAAAGGAGAATTACGAATTTGACTATATACGGATTGAAAAAATGAAACATGACGATGCGATTAAGTTCTACAGGGATGCAGATATTATAATAGATCAAGTTTTATGTGGATCGTACGGATTATTTAGTGTGGAAGGGATGGCATTAGGGAAACCTGTATTAGCCTATATTCGTTCGGATCTCATACCTATGTTTCCATCTAATTTGCCGATTGTTAACTCCAACCCCAATAATTTATACGAACAAGTCAAAAAGTTACTTGTAAATCCAGAATTACGTGTAGAGCTTGGAAAAAAAGGCAGACAGTATGTTGAAAATTATCATTCTCATGATGTTGTTGTAGATAAATTATTGCAAATATATTCAAATTTAAAAGAATAA
- a CDS encoding N-acetyltransferase, producing MIHVTAKIGENVSIGENVIIEENVVIGDHVDIGNHTVIKKDTRIGNHVKIGDLTVLGKPTSSNKKMARKLEINLDSLVIEEDVIIGCNSVIYRHVKLEKGVFVGDLTSIREKVTVGEDSVVGRNVIVENNTIIGKRVTIQTGSYITADMEIEDEVFIGPCCSTSNDKYMGMGNFKHQGPIIRRGAKIGNNATLLPAVIIGENAIVGAGSVITKDIPANTTVVGNPGKIIKKQ from the coding sequence ATGATCCATGTAACAGCGAAAATAGGGGAGAATGTTTCAATTGGAGAAAATGTGATTATAGAAGAGAACGTTGTTATTGGAGACCATGTAGATATTGGAAATCACACGGTTATCAAGAAAGATACAAGGATTGGAAACCATGTTAAAATTGGAGACCTTACAGTTCTCGGAAAGCCAACATCTTCTAATAAAAAAATGGCTAGAAAACTAGAAATTAATCTTGATTCGTTGGTTATAGAAGAAGATGTAATTATTGGATGTAATAGTGTCATATATCGCCATGTAAAGCTTGAAAAAGGAGTTTTTGTAGGTGATTTGACAAGCATCCGTGAAAAAGTAACGGTTGGGGAAGATAGTGTGGTTGGACGTAATGTAATTGTTGAGAATAACACAATAATTGGAAAGAGAGTCACTATCCAAACGGGATCTTATATTACTGCAGATATGGAAATTGAGGATGAAGTATTTATTGGTCCGTGTTGTTCAACTTCCAATGATAAGTACATGGGGATGGGCAATTTTAAGCACCAAGGACCTATTATTAGAAGGGGAGCTAAAATCGGAAACAATGCTACGCTTTTACCAGCAGTAATCATAGGCGAGAATGCAATTGTTGGAGCGGGCAGTGTTATCACGAAGGATATTCCAGCAAATACAACAGTGGTTGGTAATCCTGGAAAAATAATCAAAAAACAGTGA
- a CDS encoding nucleotide sugar dehydrogenase, which produces MEVHDELVMAKETVAVIGLGFVGLPLSVMLAEKGFHVTGIDVDNSKINKIMNFQSYIGDIDNSRLKKVVNNGWLHPTSNFDEIRAVKNIIICVPTPLTNDKKPDIQFILKAGKEIQKRLQSGQLIILESSTFPGTTKEILLPILEESGLKVGTDFFLANSPERIDPGNSKYSVDEIPKVIGGITNKCKEVAVSFYRKVYKTVVPVTSAEAAEFTKLLENTFRFVNISFINEMAILCEQLKIDIWEVIEAASTKPYGFTPFYPGPGIGGHCIPVDPLYLQWKLKQLDTTSEFISISSQTNERIIEHITSRVEKILNPTSLSSAKILIYGVTYKKDVADTRDSTAIEVMKQLRQKGADVQYHDPYVPLLNIAGDIYASKDMTEDLLREMDCVIILTDHAVIPLEQIVTHARIVFDTKNVTKGLNESSLIVRLGEGSIDL; this is translated from the coding sequence ATGGAAGTACATGATGAACTTGTAATGGCTAAAGAGACAGTTGCTGTTATTGGTCTAGGCTTTGTTGGGCTACCTTTATCAGTTATGCTGGCTGAAAAGGGGTTCCATGTAACAGGAATCGATGTGGACAACAGTAAAATAAATAAAATTATGAATTTCCAAAGTTATATTGGAGATATTGATAATTCAAGGTTAAAGAAAGTTGTAAACAACGGATGGTTACATCCAACTTCTAATTTTGATGAAATAAGAGCAGTTAAAAATATTATTATTTGTGTTCCGACACCTCTGACAAACGATAAAAAACCTGATATACAATTTATCCTTAAAGCAGGAAAGGAAATTCAGAAGAGACTGCAAAGTGGCCAACTTATTATATTAGAAAGTTCCACTTTCCCTGGTACTACTAAGGAAATTTTATTGCCTATACTAGAAGAAAGTGGATTAAAAGTAGGTACAGACTTTTTTCTAGCAAATTCTCCAGAAAGAATTGATCCTGGAAATAGTAAATATTCTGTAGATGAAATCCCTAAAGTAATTGGTGGTATTACAAATAAGTGTAAGGAAGTGGCAGTCTCATTTTATAGAAAGGTTTATAAGACGGTTGTCCCTGTTACCTCAGCAGAAGCAGCAGAGTTTACCAAACTCCTAGAAAATACATTTAGGTTTGTTAACATCTCCTTTATTAATGAGATGGCCATTCTTTGCGAGCAATTAAAAATCGATATCTGGGAGGTAATAGAAGCCGCCTCAACTAAACCATATGGTTTTACTCCGTTTTATCCAGGTCCTGGAATAGGTGGCCATTGTATTCCTGTCGACCCATTATATCTTCAATGGAAACTGAAGCAATTAGATACAACAAGTGAATTCATTTCAATCTCTAGCCAAACAAATGAGAGAATAATCGAACACATCACAAGCCGTGTTGAAAAGATTCTGAATCCTACTTCTCTATCCTCGGCAAAGATTCTTATTTACGGGGTTACTTATAAAAAGGACGTGGCAGATACAAGGGATTCTACTGCTATAGAGGTGATGAAACAATTAAGACAAAAAGGGGCCGACGTCCAATATCATGACCCTTACGTTCCGTTATTAAATATTGCAGGTGATATATATGCATCCAAGGATATGACGGAGGATTTACTGCGTGAAATGGACTGTGTCATCATTTTAACTGACCATGCCGTTATACCGTTGGAGCAAATCGTAACCCATGCACGAATTGTTTTTGATACGAAAAATGTAACAAAGGGCCTGAATGAATCTTCCTTAATTGTCCGCTTAGGTGAAGGTAGTATCGACCTTTAA
- a CDS encoding Gfo/Idh/MocA family oxidoreductase, whose amino-acid sequence MTIRFGLIGCGYISRKHIQALSNCEEAQLVALSDLLEVRMEESKQFYQDNSGKTHPMKGYKNYEEMLSNQEIDAIIITSISGLHAQMAKAALLSNKHVILEKPMALSIEESNELIQLAKQKEKVLMVCHQLRFRPLMQKIKKVVDEGKIGKPYLGVVSIRINRSQDYYSAASWRGKWNSDGGMLINQGIHLVDLLQWFLGDVKTVYGEICENASAQKETEDIALGILNFQNNAKGIVEANIITQPDNLGYSLSIFGEKGTISLKGGPTLNTISRWYIEGENTSLEELIKLADDGNEQIYMYQNFMEAINSDTQNLLISGEEGKKALETIFAIYQSDLTKQVIQLPLSSFSTVNLIRKEGETQ is encoded by the coding sequence ATGACAATTAGATTTGGATTGATTGGCTGTGGATATATATCTAGAAAACATATACAGGCTTTATCCAATTGTGAAGAGGCACAGTTAGTCGCACTTAGTGATTTACTTGAAGTTAGAATGGAGGAATCCAAGCAATTTTACCAAGATAATTCCGGAAAAACTCACCCAATGAAGGGTTATAAAAATTACGAAGAAATGCTCTCAAATCAAGAAATTGATGCAATCATTATTACCTCTATCTCTGGACTACATGCACAAATGGCTAAAGCAGCTTTATTATCAAATAAGCACGTGATTTTAGAAAAACCAATGGCTTTGTCTATTGAAGAATCTAATGAATTGATTCAATTGGCAAAACAGAAAGAGAAGGTGCTTATGGTTTGTCATCAGCTAAGATTTCGACCGTTGATGCAAAAAATTAAAAAGGTAGTAGATGAGGGGAAAATTGGAAAACCATATTTAGGAGTGGTGTCAATACGGATTAACCGTTCACAGGACTACTATTCTGCAGCTTCTTGGAGAGGAAAGTGGAACAGTGATGGTGGAATGTTAATCAATCAAGGAATTCATTTAGTTGATTTGCTTCAGTGGTTCCTAGGCGATGTTAAAACTGTATATGGTGAGATTTGTGAAAATGCATCAGCACAAAAAGAAACGGAAGATATTGCTTTAGGAATATTAAACTTTCAAAATAATGCAAAAGGGATTGTAGAGGCAAATATAATCACCCAGCCAGATAATCTAGGATATTCTTTATCTATATTTGGAGAAAAGGGAACGATTTCCCTCAAAGGGGGCCCAACTTTAAATACCATTTCCCGATGGTATATTGAGGGAGAAAATACAAGTTTGGAAGAGTTGATTAAGCTTGCTGACGATGGAAATGAACAGATTTATATGTACCAAAATTTCATGGAAGCGATCAATTCAGACACTCAAAATCTACTAATAAGTGGAGAAGAGGGCAAAAAAGCCCTAGAAACAATTTTTGCTATTTATCAATCTGATCTGACTAAACAAGTGATCCAATTACCTTTATCATCGTTTTCGACAGTGAATTTGATTAGAAAGGAAGGAGAAACTCAATGA
- a CDS encoding NAD-dependent epimerase/dehydratase family protein, translating to MKLGKVMVTGGAGFLGSQLVKKLLPLCDHIYIIDDLSTGNRAAIPQSEQISFYHESLTNENILEEVLPHVEYIFHFACKNLVLSVENIEADFNTNLYGGSLLLRKAVQCCPRLKRFVYASTTSVYGDAKILPTPEDYYNISLPYAASKFSMEHYCHVYHHLYHLPISIIRFSNVYGPGQLASNPYCGVVSKFFEAVKNQEPMVIYGDGSQTRDFTYVEDALDAVLLVVQEEKAIGSVYNVGTGIETSVLDLAKVIRKMTGYEDLPVKFAPKRKVDVVQRRCINAEKIQAELNWNKHHSLEEGIKKTYTWLKGVETDENISRYN from the coding sequence ATGAAACTAGGAAAAGTTATGGTTACAGGAGGAGCAGGGTTTTTAGGGTCACAACTTGTAAAAAAGTTACTCCCATTATGTGACCATATCTATATTATTGATGATTTATCAACAGGAAATAGAGCAGCCATTCCCCAATCAGAGCAAATATCTTTTTATCATGAAAGTCTCACAAATGAAAACATTCTGGAAGAAGTACTACCTCATGTTGAGTACATCTTCCATTTTGCATGTAAAAATTTAGTCCTATCAGTAGAGAATATTGAAGCAGACTTCAATACTAATCTTTACGGTGGCAGTTTGTTATTACGTAAGGCTGTCCAATGCTGTCCTAGACTTAAACGATTTGTATATGCATCCACTACTTCTGTATATGGTGATGCAAAAATTTTACCAACACCAGAGGACTACTATAATATTAGTCTTCCTTATGCAGCAAGTAAATTTTCGATGGAGCACTACTGCCACGTTTATCATCATCTGTATCATTTGCCGATAAGTATTATAAGATTTTCAAACGTATACGGCCCTGGACAACTTGCTTCTAATCCTTATTGTGGGGTTGTCTCCAAGTTTTTTGAAGCTGTAAAGAATCAGGAACCTATGGTTATTTATGGAGACGGAAGCCAGACGAGAGATTTTACCTATGTTGAAGATGCACTTGATGCGGTTTTGTTGGTGGTTCAGGAAGAGAAAGCAATCGGTTCTGTATACAATGTAGGAACTGGAATTGAAACGAGTGTTCTCGACCTGGCAAAAGTTATTCGAAAAATGACAGGGTATGAAGATCTCCCAGTAAAGTTTGCACCTAAACGAAAAGTAGATGTGGTACAGAGGAGATGTATCAATGCAGAGAAAATACAAGCTGAATTAAATTGGAATAAACATCACTCCCTAGAGGAAGGTATAAAAAAAACCTATACCTGGCTAAAAGGAGTTGAAACGGATGAGAATATTTCACGGTACAACTGA
- a CDS encoding glycosyltransferase, giving the protein MKIVHAPTEIAGQMGIICTELRKRGNPAAGYNCFHTYLNYRGDIINTDTFELLKELDFLVKNADVFHFHNANTFIQGFNDLPILKEMGKKMVMHHWGSDVRTVEKVSQLNPYPLPPTYYTDEEIHNQLTKLSQYIDTAIVQDYEAYPYVKDYYKNVFVVPLACNIEKFKAVYPSPKNNNPLIIHAPTNREFKGSDYIEKAIEEIKGSNQFTYTVLEKMSHEKALAMYQKADIIIDQLLCGTYGMLSVEAMAMGKPVVAFIRDDIRNNFPSDLPIVQATPENIGEVLQELIQNPEKRYELGQAGRKYVEKFHAADLVADQLLKIYEQL; this is encoded by the coding sequence ATGAAAATTGTTCATGCACCAACTGAAATAGCAGGACAGATGGGGATTATTTGTACGGAACTTAGAAAAAGAGGGAATCCAGCAGCTGGATACAACTGCTTTCACACTTACCTGAACTATAGAGGGGATATTATCAATACAGATACCTTTGAATTGCTAAAGGAACTCGATTTTCTTGTCAAGAATGCGGATGTTTTTCATTTTCATAATGCCAACACTTTTATTCAAGGTTTTAATGATTTACCTATATTAAAAGAAATGGGAAAGAAAATGGTCATGCATCATTGGGGAAGTGACGTTCGTACTGTCGAAAAGGTAAGTCAGTTAAATCCTTATCCTCTACCTCCAACTTATTACACGGATGAAGAAATTCATAACCAGCTTACAAAGTTATCTCAGTATATTGATACCGCAATTGTTCAAGATTATGAGGCTTACCCATATGTAAAAGACTATTACAAAAATGTTTTCGTTGTACCACTTGCTTGTAATATTGAAAAGTTTAAGGCGGTTTATCCATCCCCGAAAAATAATAATCCACTTATTATTCATGCACCAACAAATAGAGAATTTAAAGGATCTGACTATATAGAAAAAGCAATTGAGGAAATTAAAGGAAGTAATCAATTCACCTACACAGTCCTTGAAAAAATGAGCCACGAGAAAGCACTTGCTATGTACCAAAAGGCAGATATCATTATAGATCAATTGCTTTGTGGAACTTATGGAATGCTCAGTGTAGAAGCAATGGCCATGGGAAAACCGGTTGTTGCTTTTATTAGAGATGATATTCGAAATAACTTTCCTAGTGACCTTCCAATTGTACAGGCAACTCCTGAAAATATTGGCGAGGTACTACAAGAGTTAATTCAAAATCCAGAAAAGCGTTATGAACTAGGCCAGGCTGGAAGAAAGTATGTTGAGAAATTTCATGCTGCTGACCTTGTAGCAGATCAGTTATTAAAGATTTATGAACAGCTTTAA
- a CDS encoding DUF4855 domain-containing protein: protein MTTNEYMSADELGVQNHICLLPYGKGFENAVKDWTTDDLKPYQSYVVNGEAVDTMFKGLIFTPITGRGHHFITPMYAHLGDEAQKKDWKIAIKRLFQFDYNFGAAAQNTKDGQTTDIWVTLPYPIFSQTNFGVVNGEDINFKEEDNRFLVVKWWIDKFINCWNMAKKLHNKLTFRGFVWPRASIDSSDEELVKKVTDYIRTQDVLSLWLQQYGSTGCVNWKEFGFDAACTHPNFFGTSWPDFTWIANTTVFARHYHTGFQISFGKGLLFKENHLLDYLNYGVYNEYMNDSLLVFEFPNQTMKEIIENHPVEYNYLYSFIKKNYVPVYPTAAFPS from the coding sequence TTGACAACAAATGAATATATGTCTGCAGATGAGTTGGGAGTACAAAATCACATTTGCCTTCTCCCCTATGGAAAAGGGTTTGAAAACGCGGTTAAAGATTGGACAACTGATGATTTAAAGCCGTACCAATCTTATGTTGTGAATGGAGAAGCTGTTGACACTATGTTTAAAGGATTGATTTTCACTCCAATTACTGGTAGGGGCCATCATTTTATCACTCCAATGTATGCTCACCTTGGAGATGAGGCTCAGAAAAAGGATTGGAAAATAGCGATAAAAAGACTTTTTCAGTTCGATTATAACTTTGGCGCAGCTGCACAGAACACGAAAGATGGCCAAACAACAGATATATGGGTCACCTTACCTTACCCAATTTTTTCCCAAACTAACTTTGGTGTAGTCAATGGAGAAGACATAAATTTTAAAGAGGAAGATAATAGATTTCTTGTGGTAAAATGGTGGATTGATAAATTTATCAATTGTTGGAACATGGCGAAAAAACTCCACAATAAGTTAACCTTTAGAGGTTTTGTTTGGCCACGAGCTTCTATTGATAGCAGTGACGAAGAATTAGTTAAAAAAGTAACAGACTATATTCGGACTCAAGACGTGTTATCCTTATGGCTTCAGCAGTATGGATCAACAGGTTGCGTAAACTGGAAGGAGTTTGGCTTTGACGCAGCTTGTACACATCCTAACTTTTTCGGAACTTCATGGCCGGACTTTACTTGGATTGCCAATACGACTGTTTTTGCCAGACATTATCACACAGGTTTTCAAATTTCTTTTGGAAAGGGTCTTCTCTTTAAGGAAAACCACTTGCTAGATTATTTAAACTATGGAGTTTATAACGAATATATGAATGATAGCCTACTTGTGTTTGAGTTTCCTAATCAAACCATGAAGGAAATCATTGAAAACCATCCTGTTGAATATAATTACCTTTATTCTTTTATTAAAAAGAATTATGTACCTGTTTATCCAACAGCTGCTTTCCCGTCATAA
- a CDS encoding NTTRR-F1 domain, with product MSINDRIENGGFETGSLNPWIGVNSIVTSEFSHSGFFSVRMTGGDANAFILQFVPIESGEQFEFLTSLAKIGVASSPPISISVIYYDASFNFLGYGLILNIPANRLPNVENNTWLEIYGNTEPAPLGTTQALVIINKLPQAGSADILVDDVALLAAEASGLRGPTGPTGPAGETGATGPTGPAGETGATGPTGPAGETGATGPTGATGATGATGATGATGATGATGATGTTGATGATGATGATGATGATGATGATGPTGATGATGATGATGATGATGATGATGATGATGATGATGPTGATGATGATGATGATGPTGATGATGPTGATGATGATGATGATGATGATGATGATGATGATGATGATGATGATGATGATGATGATGATGATGPTGATGATGATGATGATGATGATGATGATGPTGATGATGPTGATGATGATGATGPAGVTGATGATGPTGATGATGATGPTGATGATGATGATGATGATGATGATGATGATGATGATGATGATGATGATGATGATGATGPTGATGATGATGATGATGATGATGATGATGATGPTGPTGPTGPTGP from the coding sequence ATGTCTATAAATGATCGTATTGAAAACGGTGGCTTTGAAACCGGTTCATTAAACCCTTGGATTGGAGTTAACTCAATTGTTACGAGCGAGTTTTCTCATTCAGGCTTTTTCTCTGTGAGAATGACTGGTGGAGATGCGAATGCTTTTATTTTACAATTCGTTCCAATCGAGTCTGGCGAACAATTTGAATTTTTGACTTCATTGGCAAAAATTGGGGTCGCCTCAAGTCCTCCGATTAGTATTTCCGTAATCTATTATGACGCGTCTTTTAACTTCCTTGGCTACGGGCTTATCTTAAATATACCTGCCAATAGACTTCCAAATGTAGAAAACAATACGTGGTTAGAGATATATGGAAATACTGAACCAGCCCCTTTAGGAACCACACAGGCACTTGTAATCATTAACAAGTTACCTCAAGCGGGAAGTGCAGATATTCTAGTTGATGATGTAGCATTGCTAGCGGCTGAAGCAAGTGGATTAAGAGGTCCAACAGGTCCAACAGGTCCGGCAGGAGAAACTGGTGCGACAGGTCCAACAGGTCCGGCAGGAGAAACTGGTGCGACAGGTCCAACAGGTCCGGCAGGAGAAACAGGAGCAACTGGTCCTACTGGAGCGACAGGAGCAACCGGAGCGACAGGAGCAACAGGAGCAACAGGAGCAACCGGAGCGACAGGAGCAACCGGAACAACCGGAGCAACCGGAGCAACCGGAGCGACAGGAGCAACAGGAGCAACCGGAGCAACAGGAGCAACCGGAGCAACAGGTCCTACAGGAGCGACAGGAGCAACAGGGGCAACCGGAGCAACCGGGGCGACAGGAGCGACAGGAGCAACAGGAGCAACAGGAGCAACAGGAGCAACCGGAGCGACAGGAGCAACAGGTCCTACTGGAGCAACAGGAGCAACCGGAGCAACAGGAGCAACCGGAGCAACAGGTCCTACTGGAGCAACGGGAGCAACAGGTCCTACTGGAGCGACAGGAGCAACGGGAGCAACGGGAGCAACAGGAGCAACGGGAGCAACAGGAGCAACCGGAGCAACCGGAGCGACCGGAGCAACCGGAGCAACCGGAGCAACCGGAGCAACAGGAGCAACAGGAGCAACAGGAGCAACCGGAGCAACAGGAGCAACCGGAGCAACAGGAGCAACCGGAGCAACAGGTCCTACGGGAGCAACGGGAGCAACAGGGGCAACCGGAGCAACCGGAGCAACCGGAGCAACCGGAGCGACCGGAGCAACCGGAGCAACAGGTCCTACGGGAGCAACAGGAGCAACAGGTCCAACCGGAGCAACCGGAGCGACAGGAGCAACCGGAGCAACAGGTCCTGCTGGAGTGACAGGAGCGACAGGAGCAACAGGTCCTACTGGAGCAACAGGAGCAACCGGAGCAACAGGTCCTACTGGAGCAACAGGAGCAACAGGAGCAACAGGAGCGACAGGAGCAACAGGAGCGACAGGAGCAACCGGAGCAACCGGAGCAACCGGAGCAACCGGAGCAACAGGAGCAACGGGAGCAACGGGAGCAACAGGAGCAACAGGAGCGACAGGAGCAACAGGAGCGACAGGAGCAACAGGTCCAACAGGAGCAACCGGAGCAACCGGAGCAACAGGAGCGACAGGAGCAACAGGAGCAACAGGAGCAACCGGAGCAACAGGAGCGACAGGAGCGACAGGCCCAACAGGTCCGACAGGCCCAACAGGTCCGACTGGCCCATAA